In one window of Helianthus annuus cultivar XRQ/B chromosome 17, HanXRQr2.0-SUNRISE, whole genome shotgun sequence DNA:
- the LOC110924777 gene encoding protein FAR1-RELATED SEQUENCE 5-like codes for MAFNVDYVQQKFGDGFWKVYKFVEEHNHELVERPDKHFLPSERHLTQVQKHVIHSKSKLNSGLVKAFNVMKTCFGSFEDVGASKVEFKNYKRQINLFIGEYDADMVVKHWNEKKHSQPNFSYDYITDDENRLKGLFWCDDQAKRNYHVFGDVISFDATYHSNKYSMVFVPFTSIDNHHCNVTFGAALLASETADTYIWLLRVFLKVVGSQPKVVVTDQDPPMKKAISAVFVDTRHRLCMWHVMHKLSLKVGVRLCNSTNFKERICVVVWTGILTPEEFESEWEVVIAEFNLEDNEWLSDIFALRESWIPAYCRMEHMSGLMRTTSRSESENHFFGQVCNSKATFVEFMTHYETAIEAQRHTHRKNDHESRYRRPQLKSCYKLLEGQAMKISVENNSLYE; via the exons ATGGCGTTTAACGTGGATTATGTTCAACAAA AATTTGGGGATGGATTTTGGAAGGTGTATAAGTTTGTCGAAGAGCACAATCATGAACTTGTTGAACGTCCTGATAAGCATTTTCTTCCATCTGAACGCCACCTCACTCAGGTCCAGAAGCATGTTATACACAGCAAGTCTAAGCTGAATTCTGGTCTTGTCAAggcgtttaatgttatgaagactTGTTTTGGCAGTTTTGAAGACGTGGGCGCAAGCAAAGTTGAATTTAAGAACTATAAGAGGCAAATTAACTTGTTCATAGGGGAATATGACGCTGATATGGTTGTGAAACATTGGAATGAAAAAAAACATTCCCAGCCTAATTTCTCGTATGATTACATCACAGACGACGAGAATCGTTTGAAGGGTCTTTTTTGGTGTGACGATCAAGCCAAACGTAATTACCACGTGTTTGgtgatgtgatttcgtttgacgCCACGTATCATTCCAACAA ATACTCTATGGTGTTTGTGCCGTTCACTAGTATAGACAATCATCACTGCAATGTTACATTTGGTGCAGCATTGTTGGCGTCTGAAACTGCTGATACGTATATTTGGTTGTTAAGAGTTTTTCTAAAAGTTGTTGGTTcacaaccaaaagttgttgtcactGACCAAGATCCACCGATGAAAAAGGCTATTTCTGCTGTATTTGTTGACACGAGGCATCGGTTATGCATGTGGCATGTGATGCATAAACTTTCTCTGAAG GTTGGTGTTAGGCTATGCAATTCCACCAATTTTAAAGAACGTATCTGTGTTGTTGTGTGGACGGGTATTCTCACACCTGAAGAGTTTGAATCAGAATGGGAAGTGGTTATTGCAGAATTCAATTTAGAAGATAATGAGTGGCTATCTGATATTTTTGCACTTAGGGAATCTTGGATCCCTGCATACTGTAGAATGGAGCATATGTCTGGTCTTATGCGAACGACATCCAGGTCGGAGAGTGAGAATCATTTTTTTGGTCAAGTGTGCAATTCGAAAGCTACTTTTGTTGAGTTCATGACGCATTATGAGACTGCAATAGAAGCACAACGTCACACGCATCGTAAAAATGATCATGAATCTCGATACAGAAGACCCCAGTTGAAGAGTTGTTACAAATTGTTGGAAGGgcaa